CTATATATAAAGCTCTCATCCATTTTTAAGAAGTTGCTTCCATAGTtactttagtatttttttttgttgaataagaTGCATGAATTCAAATTTGTTGTTGAATAAGTACCTGTTGGTTGTTGGTTGATGGGAAAGTGCCATGCATAAACCAATGGGAGGTCAAGTAAAAATGAAGGGTAGAAGAGAAACTAAttaagcataattttttttagaataagctTTAAACATGCTAAATATTTATAGGTATGAGAGAGCCTAAAAATTGACTCCGAACTCTGAGGATTGCGGCTCATGTCGAAGTAGCTATAGCTTCCTGTCAATTAAttactatattatattattttgtttcaagCACTTAATTAGTTATGTTGAGAAGCTCATCCATGGACTGCTTGTATCTTCCCAAACTAGATCCttgaatttgatcatttttttattctaactaATTAGCTGATGAAcataagttttaatttaatgaaaacaATATGATCTAACgtgacaaaatataataatttaattattaaatttttttacttgtagtacttaatcattaattaaattacttgTAGTGTAAAACAAATTTACTTAGTTGCAGTACTTAATCATTGAATTATATTCTATTTTCTATTGAAGAAAATAATACTACTATAAAAGTCTCTTGAAATTTTTTCAGAAGGCCGTAACCTGTTACAATAAtcctattttttgaaaatatacgAGACTCGCTAGTTCAACAGGTTCGATCAAGAACCGACGAGAATCAGTCAAAAATCGATCAAACTGGTTCAAAACTTGTGTAGAGAACCGATTTGAACTGTTGATttcaaaaatacatattttattattattagtttttaattttaaaatttaatttggaatatttttaagacaaataaaatcacatatttaataaGGATTACAaggtataaattatattttttttcatataaacataatttagtcatttatattaatttacaattttataagttaatttataatatttttacttatatgaatttgtcattttttattctatatgtTTACTTTGAACTCATGAACatataaaatgatgtttttttatttattttagtttttagtattataaagttattattattattattatttgaccaTGGTTCAACTGAGGATGGATCATTGAATTTCTTTCAAGTTGAGGAGGATTACTATTGACAAAAAACTTTTACCTTTGATCATTTATCAcaattgtatatttaaaatttgaatttaaaatttctgataaagtaaaaataattttgtgtcaATTAATTCACTATTTGATGGTTGACTAATGATCAAAAGGATGAAGAGGCAccagaaagaaataataaaattattataatgacaTCAATTTCGAAGGACTGAAAAATTTAAGGATTATAAATACATTGGTACCCttattagtaataaaaaattaaatgaaattatgaaactttttgaataaaattcaaaattaataatatatatatatatatatatatatatatgtatattacactttttttaaattcttaagtgttacatttaaaatttgtttattcccgtatattttttttattatcatgttaTTGGTATGTCTTTCAATTTTACCaactattataattttcattgaaaatatgatttcttcttttaatcacattttttctttcatatacaAGACTTGATTTCATGTTTTTATTCACAATTGTATATTTCAATTAagatgtttatttattatattaaaaaaatataaactaatataCTTTTTGGTATATACATTATATATCTTATCTCTCAAaggagttttaaattttttaaatataaaaggaaatataatataatctaaaTATAAGGAAAAGAAATATGATTTACCATTTTCTAGTTTATGATCCCCATGATATCATTAGTTTTACAAAGCGAGGATTAACTATGAAGTTATAACTTACttttccttaaaataaaaatcacttgtaaaaatattgattgttatatattttttatcagtaggaaccaaaaacaatatgagagaatttataataactcatgcACTCTATTTAACCAATTAAGTGATAATTGTTAAATATGAGCTAttctttatattaaaaatatctttaataatatttatttagcagttattttttgtttaaatgttaagaattgatatttttcttatttatgtcttgcagaaatgaaaaaaagggattaaaagtaatccaaaaaatatcaaaaatataaatatgaaagatttttGGCATTAGGTCCAAGTCTACTCCGATAACTATAAAAAGGGAATTAAGTCCACTCCGGCAGCTATAAAAAGAGAGAGCACTCTAATACATACCTAAAGCATGGAAATTCTCTCTTAGggaattctttcttctctttcattgttttctatttcttttttccatCCATTCTCTTCCATGAGTTCCTATACCCCTTTTCTAGTGTAAGACCTCTTATGACTATGAGATactaaacccttagttagggcTTGACAGACCTAAAAAGGcaaaagatgtattgtataTTTCATATCTATCAATACAAACAtgtgttttctttcttattatcctttcttacttttaatttcatgtatcattcatcCTTGCATCATCTTTGGGAGTCAGGTGCTGAACAAAgggtaatccttaatagaaatacAAAGAAGGTTTTGCATGCATCTGTTTTAGGAATTAGTCACTCGACAGGGGATAATTTCTGAtagaattaaaagaaagaatcgtcttaataaaatcattgctagacatagagtgattgcattatgtcCATGCACCAAAGCAAacatttaattagaattagaacttcatgcatctTATCTATTGATTCTTTGCCAAAACATTTGAGAAATAGGTAGGTAAGATAAacttgtcatcgtgagacatcGAGGGCAAATAttctaatagatgtgggtagaaaaaattcacctaattgataagaaaaatctcaaataatacatcttaaataaataagacatGCATGTTAGATTTTAACATTCTTATCTCATTTAATTTTCtactatttcttttgttttctattaatagttattattttatactctgttttttaaaatttatcttttatatcttatcttatatttttctcttataaattagaaattattcaacacaagtataaaataaaattcctgtGTAAATCGATACTCGGACTtccaaatattttattacttgaGATAAATTGATATACTTGTCAAACTGTTAACATTAAGCTAGACCTCCTTCACTATCCCTTGTTTGACTAGAGAGAAATAGATCATGGAAAGTTAtagttttcataataataaatagaagaGGGTAGAAAGAAATAGGAAGCTAGATGGAGATAGaacaaaaatactaattttttttatcatttatttgataggagagaaataagaaggatgaaagttatttttgttggaccctttagaaaatatattttccccaaattagaataaaatttgagaaatgatcactatctcttcattttttggtttaatttttaatttttataatataatttttaaaaaatataataattgatgtgaaaaaaattagattaaaaaattaatttttaattattataaaagtatttttcatctaattcatttattcatttcaccctcttccttttatttttagaaagttATATTACAGTATAAATTTAGgaatatagttttttatttataattattatttttataattatttataaaatgtcagattattttattattttattttgttattttttttctacaaaataattataaaataaaagaagatatattttgtaattatttataagaaataaacacttaaaaaaaaattttgaaaccCAATATTGACTCAGCGGATGGGTATTATTAGGAGCAAAGAGAGGTCCCTCATCCTTCTTTAACTCTTTGTGGTGGCAAATATAGTATATTTTACTGGTCATTATTTAAGATTATCTTTGgatgataataatttaatatataacaaatcaactgataaactttaaataaaattagaacaattttaataaatcttcttaattactttacaataactttttgattgaataatttatttttaaactcgTGGTTAGATTACATCATCCATTTACTTTGTGAATCCACTGTTAATATTTGAATGgttagatttaaaagaaaatgaatgtgacTTTCTTAAGTGACAATATATAGccactaaataatttttaattttgaccgAAGAGAAATGATTTTTGGATACCTAAATGGTGTATACACTACAGAAGAGATAGGAAgtaagaaaagataaataattaatatgatttgtgatatgatatgatagaaaaaaataaaataaattaagagtgTTTAAATATCACAACTCACTCTTTGTTGACTATGTGtggtgtaaatttattttttttttgacattttttaaataaaaaatattttcacatgATATACGCACCCCTACCTCGATAGTCTAACCGCAAAATTTCAACGCTAAGCTCCCTACAAATACCTCTGTATAGCTCCATTTTTCTCCATCATACACCAAGTACtacatttgagaagaaactgaaatgggatcacacaaagtttcattttttgtcttctttttcttggtcttaGCCTTTCAGCCTCACGTTGGCCATGCCCAATGCTCCCAAGAAGACTTCCTCAATGGTCAAAACGATGCTAGGTCAGATGTGGATGTTCAAGTTCCACTTCCACCTTTGGTTTGGAACAACACTTTAGCTGAATACGCGCAAGACTATGCTAAACAACGTAAGAGTAATTGCCAACTTGTGCACTCTAATGGACCTTATGGGGAGAACCTCGCAGGAAGCACGGGTGACATAAGTTGTGCCAATGCCGTGAAACTGTGGGTTGATGAGAAACCCTACTATGATCGCAATTCTAATTCTTGTGTTGGTGGGGTGTGTGGGCACTATACACAGGTGGTTTGGAGAGATTCAACCCAAGTTGGATGTGCCAAAGTAGAATGTGATAATGGAGGCACATTCATCTGTTGCAACTATTATCCCCCTGGCAACTACGTTGGACAAAGACCTTATTAAGGGTCTAGGTATAAGGGCTTTTgaaagtttcttttttaaaaatatggaatttttttcagaaaaactctcaaaAGCTTTCAGAAAAACTTTTAGTTTTGAATCTAAACGCACTTGATCTATTAGTATTTCTGTGTGTTCAATTATGTTGTCTTGCTTCCCTTTCACTGAagtaatattaagaataaaTGTGACGCTATGACTTCAGTCTAGCGGTTAAAAACTGAAGTATGTATGTGGTGATTAATCTCTACTCTATCTTTCTTCCTTGGGAAGTCAATGAAGCCGCCATGCTAATTAAGtcctattaaatatttaatgaataatatacgtcgaattttaaaattttaattattagtttatcttttatgtATTCTAAATGTCTGTGGCAGTATTTTGTGCCAAAACCTTTTCGTTCTTTTGTTCTTCACggcaatttaattttattaaatttcaaacaTAAATGCGGTACCTTGTGCGAAAATGAAGTTCAAAGCAGTCATCAAAAGTTTTACTTCTGGAAGAAATTCTTGGATCGATGGCCCCATACTTGACATTTCATTTTTACACAcagctaataaaaaatttataattagtaaaataaaaaaaaatgttcgtcatttattaaatactttaattctttttaataatatgacacaattaatttcatttaattaaaggtttgatcttaaaagatataaatattaCCTTCTCCGTCTTACAATAAGAGTCATGTGAAAAATAAGTCTCaaaactagtatttttttaatgttataatgTAATTCCTCAATCTCtaattataagaatattttaattaattcatgtctgttaaaaaaattaattaatcacattaaatttatcaattaattatactattattttaaaatcatcatttttgttatctctctattttaagaatattttttaatataattaattaatcatcatatatattcttataattaatcatCAACTAGTAAGGTTGGATTTTTTATCTCTCTATTTACTAATTATAAGAATATTTATCAGcagatttttttatctctctaattataagaatattttaactaattcatgtctgttaaaaaaattaattaatcacattaaatttatcaattaattatactattattctaaaataattataagaattttttttattctaaattaatttatcaattaatttttttatcatcgaATGTAGACAACGGAGCAAAGATCTTGCCCACTTATTTCTCAGTCtttttatatatcaaatatAGAGAATGAGCGAAAGATGAGGCTACCCACTAGCTAGCTAGATTGGTAATGTtactataattaatttcatacatTATGGTTGAATTTGCACCATGCATGACGTACCCCTATAACAATATAAATAGTACGTGCCCAAACATTCAGATTTCAGAAAGCTCCTTAACTGATAATCCAATATATCAAAGCAAGAAAAAATGGGGTCCGCAAAATTTGCTTTGATATTAACAATTGTTATTATCTCAATGTGTAGCATTTCCTTGGCACAAAATTCGCCCAAAGATTTCCTTGACGCGCACAATGCAGCTCGTGCAGAGGTTGGTGTTGAGCCACTCGCATGGGACGACACCGTCGCAGCCTACGCTCAGCAATATGCGGACTCGAGGATCAAAGAGTGCCAAGTAGTGCACTCTCAGGGGCCTTATGGGGAGAACCTGGTGGCCAGTCCCGGCGATGTTAGCGGCACGGACGCAGTGAAAATGTGGGTGGCGGAGAAGGCAAACTATGACCACAAGGCCAACAAGTGTGTGAATAATCAAGAGTGCATGCATTATGCTCAGCTGGTTTGGAGCAACACGTTTCTTGTTGGGTGTGCTAGGTCAAAGTGTGACAATGGCTGGACGTTTGTCATCTGCAGCTATGACCCACCTGGCAATTTTCAAGGTGAACAACCTTACTAGTTTTAATGTCGTGTTGAGGAGCACCCAGGTTGTGTGCCAGAGTAATTAATCTCCTCTCAATTGGGTGCTATTTGTTTGGAGATttagaatattatattatgaGGTGTAACATTTTCAAGAATGTTATTCTTGTgtgaatctaattaaaaaagaatgtaaCTGGTATTATATGACTGttgtaaagattttttatacAGTCAATCAATAATAAGATGCATGCATGAtgtatctttaaaaaataatccagtcttatcttaattattttgtgaaTCATACacatcatatacatatatatatatatatatatatatatatatatatatatatatatatatatatatatatatataaatgtcacATCTCTTATTTTGAAACCGTGACTACTTTtcccattatttatttatatttcgaAAAGTGTTAACatttgattgaaagaaaaaacactGAAACAATTATCAAACCACATCCCTTAACAAGTTGtttcaaactaaaaataacatttatgttATCCTTAGGTGGAAAGGAATGAAAGATAAAGCGGTAGGAAAGAAcggtttaaaatttgaatcgaTCGAAGAAAAAATAGgaagaaaggaaaaattaatttttcattttttaaagttattttttttcacttttttctatttttcccataaaatgcaatattattttttctttcacatgcttgttttctttcttttattcaaacatataattttttttaaaatagataaagaagggttatttttagattagagAGAACTTTTAATAAGGTATCTTTTAATGAGAAGGGCATATATAAAAGGAGACGCAACATGAAGACAATGCATACACAAATGTTAGATGAGTATGTCCATTGGTGTCTTCTATATCTCAACAATTTTGTCTATACTAGTCCTAGTAGAAGAAACAAAC
This region of Glycine max cultivar Williams 82 chromosome 7, Glycine_max_v4.0, whole genome shotgun sequence genomic DNA includes:
- the LOC100779249 gene encoding basic form of pathogenesis-related protein 1; amino-acid sequence: MGSHKVSFFVFFFLVLAFQPHVGHAQCSQEDFLNGQNDARSDVDVQVPLPPLVWNNTLAEYAQDYAKQRKSNCQLVHSNGPYGENLAGSTGDISCANAVKLWVDEKPYYDRNSNSCVGGVCGHYTQVVWRDSTQVGCAKVECDNGGTFICCNYYPPGNYVGQRPY
- the LOC100802988 gene encoding pathogenesis-related protein 1A; protein product: MGSAKFALILTIVIISMCSISLAQNSPKDFLDAHNAARAEVGVEPLAWDDTVAAYAQQYADSRIKECQVVHSQGPYGENLVASPGDVSGTDAVKMWVAEKANYDHKANKCVNNQECMHYAQLVWSNTFLVGCARSKCDNGWTFVICSYDPPGNFQGEQPY